In a genomic window of Quercus lobata isolate SW786 chromosome 4, ValleyOak3.0 Primary Assembly, whole genome shotgun sequence:
- the LOC115984169 gene encoding DNA-directed RNA polymerases II, IV and V subunit 11 translates to MNAPDRYERFVVPEGTKKVSYERDTKIINAASFTIEREDHTVGNILRMQLHRDPNVLFAGYKLPHPLQYKIIVRIHTTSQSSPMQAYNQAINDLDKELDHLKNGFETEMAKHSREF, encoded by the exons ATGAATGCTCCCGATCGATACGAACGCTTCGTCGTCCCCGAAGGCAccaaaaa GGTCTCGTACGAGAGGGACACGAAGATAATCAACGCGGCGTCGTTTACAATCGAGAGAGAAGACCACACCGTCGGCAACATTCTTCGCAT GCAATTGCACAGGGACCCCAATGTTCTCTTCGCTGGCTACAAGCTTCCTCACCCACTTCAGTACAAAATCATTGTTAgg ATACACACCACTAGCCAGTCATCACCAATGCAGGCATATAACCAGGCTATCAATGATCTGGACAAGGAGCTTGACCATTTGAAGAATGGTTTCGAG ACTGAGATGGCAAAGCATTCAAGGGAGTTCTAA
- the LOC115984170 gene encoding cation/H(+) antiporter 28-like yields the protein MSDANPDDPCSGKLSALFTRVAKHVFGFFLMVVLCNVTHYLLRPFSQPRITSDTFIGLLIGNLRIVHGFFDISAAQTLRFIIDFGMICYMFVLGIEMDPYVLLKLPTKDATVAYAGMLSTFILAGAITPFLNYTQEFKMNFTLTLSTALSSTASPVLTRLITSHKIGKSDIGQLVIAAGMHSDFISTLFISIGYIAYPIREKPSGKSRLQDSVEMTIALVIQTVITAKVSPIIMNWVNNENPEGKPMKGSHLVLAVAFMALVSSCSTVYGFSPILSAFMAGIFLPSEGRVSKWVISKINYLLSTIFYPIFFIWMGFEADFHQFEPGQIGTWARLFVLFLIATVGKVAGTVLSGVLLGFRWPESFALGLLLSTKGHYQIYLAIAAKTAGTISTSTSTVMVIAIFFTVVHAPSVVAYIIKLARKRAPTHRIALQSLDPSKEVRILLGVHGPQDAPTAINFTEISRGTADPGIAIYLTDMIELTDNIAATLVRGDEEDTVTVTDQSVTEMREQVTAAAQAYIDRNSDGVKLRRLLALSTFSGMSQDICLLAEDLMTALIILPFHKRQRADGTLDAGHPGFRYVNRKVLRNAPCSVGILVDRGLGLVEKISRSHTSLNVAVIFISGKDDREALAYAGRVACHPGVKLTVIRFLVENSSENTTRRAGSHRVNVAEQEEEMKLDDECFAEFYERCVAGGQVAYMEKHLANSAETYSTLRSLEGQYALIIVGRGGRVNSVLTEGMNDWQQCPELGPIGDVLSGSDFSVKTSVLIIQTNNVRGELDGLDDDFSIM from the exons atgtcaGATGCTAATCCAGATGACCCATGTTCGGGTAAGCTATCAGCACTTTTTACAAGAGTTGCAAAACATGTATTCGGCTTCTTCTTGATGGTGGTTCTATGCAATGTCACACATTACCTTTTAAGGCCTTTCTCACAACCTCGTATCACCTCCGATACCTTT ATAGGGCTACTCATTGGCAACTTAAGAATCGTACATGGTTTTTTTGACATATCAGCAGCTCAAACTTTGCGTTTCATCATTGATTTTGGCATGATCTGTTACATGTTTGTGTTGGGCATTGAAATGGATCCATATGTACTCTTGAAGTTACCAACCAAGGATGCTACAGTAGCCTATGCAGGAATGCTCTCCACATTCATCCTAGCCGGAGCTATAACCCCATTTCTGAACTATACTCAGGAATTTAAGATGAACTTCACCCTCACCCTCTCTACTGCCCTCTCTAGCACAGCCTCTCCGGTCCTGACCCGTCTAATTACTAGTCACAAAATAGGCAAGTCAGACATAGGGCAGCTTGTGATTGCTGCAGGAATGCACTCTGATTTTATATCCACCCTTTTCATTTCCATTGGCTATATTGCATATCCAATAAGAGAAAAACCTTCAGGTAAGAGTAGACTTCAAGATTCCGTGGAGATGACTATTGCACTAGTTATACAAACTGTGATCACTGCCAAAGTTTCACCCATTATTATGAACTGGGTTAACAATGAGAACCCAGAAGGCAAACCAATGAAAGGCTCACATTTAGTGCTTGCAGTTGCCTTTATGGCCTTGGTTAGCAGCTGCTCAACTGTATATGGTTTTAGCCCCATTCTAAGCGCGTTTATGGCGGGCATTTTCTTGCCAAGTGAGGGGAGGGTATCAAAGTGGGTAATTAGCAAAATCAACTACTTGTTAAGCACCATTTTCTatcccatttttttcatttggatgGGGTTCGAAGCTGATTTCCACCAGTTTGAACCTGGCCAAATAGGAACCTGGGCAAGGTTATTTGTACTCTTTCTGATAGCAACAGTTGGGAAGGTAGCTGGAACAGTACTTTCTGGGGTGCTGTTGGGATTTCGTTGGCCTGAATCATTTGCACTTGGGTTGCTTCTCTCTACAAAGGGCCATTATCAAATTTACTTGGCTATTGCTGCTAAAACA GCTGGTACCATTTCTACTTCAACCAGCACTGTGATGGTAATTGCAATCTTTTTTACTGTTGTGCACGCCCCATCAGTTGTTGCATATATCATCAAACTTGCAAGGAAACGAGCACCAACCCATAGAATAGCACTTCAATCACTTGACCCTTCAAAGGAGGTCCGAATCTTGTTAGGTGTTCATGGACCTCAAGATGCTCCAACTGCCATCAACTTCACAGAAATTTCTCGAGGCACAGCTGACCCTGGAATCGCGATATATCTTACTGACATGATTGAACTCACGGATAACATAGCAGCCACACTCGTGAGAGGCGACGAAGAGGACACAGTGACTGTGACCGACCAGTCAGTGACAGAAATGAGAGAACAAGTCACTGCTGCAGCTCAAGCCTATATAGACCGTAATAGTGATGGTGTCAAACTCAGACGACTTCTTGCACTCTCAACATTCAGTGGTATGTCCCAGGATATCTGCCTCTTGGCAGAGGACTTGATGACGGCACTCATCATATTGCCATTTCACAAGAGACAGCGTGCCGATGGAACATTGGATGCAGGCCATCCAGGATTCAGATATGTGAACCGCAAG GTACTCAGGAACGCCCCATGCTCAGTGGGAATTCTGGTGGACAGAGGTCTTGGACTGGTAGAGAAAATATCAAGATCACATACATCACTCAATGTGGCAGTGATCTTTATTAGTGGCAAAGATGATAGAGAAGCACTAGCTTATGCCGGTCGTGTAGCATGCCATCCTGGGGTGAAACTCACGGTAATAAGATTCTTAGTGGAGAACAGTTCAGAGAACACGACAAGAAGAGCCGGCAGTCATAGGGTCAATGTTGCCGAGCAGGAAGAGGAGATGAAGCTGGATGATGAGTGCTTTGCTGAGTTTTATGAAAGATGTGTAGCAGGGGGGCAAGTTGCTTACATGGAGAAGCATCTAGCAAATTCAGCGGAGACTTATTCTACTTTGAGGTCATTGGAAGGGCAGTATGCACTCATCATTGTAGGAAGAGGAGGGAGGGTAAATTCAGTGTTGACAGAAGGAATGAATGACTGGCAGCAGTGCCCGGAATTGGGTCCGATTGGTGATGTTCTTTCGGGGTCTGATTTCTCGGTGAAGACCTCGGTTTTGATCATCCAAACAAATAATGTAAGAGGAGAACTAGATGGACTTGATGATGACTTCTCTATCATGTAA